The nucleotide sequence GGGCCCTGTTCTGatcatttaattcattttaaaatgtcGGATAGCGATTCTTATCCAACGTTGAATATCAGTGTATTCTTTTAAAGCATGATTTCGCGGGTCAAGTTATAATCGATTTAAGTTGATTAGCAAAAGTTAAATTTGAGAGTTCACTTATATAGAAAACTAGTTGGTAAAAGTGTTACAAAAGACCTACTAAATGTTTTAAATGATGTGATACGATGAAGGGGCGTCAATTTTGAACGAGACAATGATTTTTAAGAACAAATTAAGTTGAAGCACTATAAGTTTTATTACAGGAACCAgcatagagaaaaaaaatacacaaatcaTCTGACTACTTCTGCTGAGAGTTCCAGACCAAATAAAGAATCTATTACAGTAAATGGTCAGCCCAAAACCTGGAAATAACGCTGAAATGTCTGGCAGTAGAAGATTCATTGTTCACGATTACCTCTAAGTACCTGGTtactttaaaataaacattgacTGTCTTAAACCAAAGGATTTTGCAACTTCAGTCTCACCCTATCTCAATTGAAAAGCAATAAtgtatgtttttaaaatatttttgaaaatcaattttatttcatcaatatcttTCGAGGCTggacataattttattatatattataaatatctcGATTTCACTTACAAATACATCAAGATATTTGGTATAATTTTAcactctacatttttttttcttctagacTTTTTGACATATCTAAAATTTATGTTATGCctaaaaattattggaaactgaaaattaaaattgtaaataagtaAGTTACAAATGACAATCTAAATTATTAATTCCttatatttgtatttcatttcaaataatcatctcaataatcacctattttaacaatttttatttatgaacattttttaacttatttgTTCATCTTAACAactttttatcacttttttaacttaaaaaacaCGATCTGAGTATTTTGTTTTGCATTtcaacttttaatttatttcttaagactatttattatatatctTAAATATGTCATACTACTGCCGACTGCCGATCATGATTTTATACAACCATCAGACGTCGCTTTCGTCGCGCAATTTGCCAGTACCTTTATTCATACCTATATGAGAACTTTCCATTCATTCAAACCAAGAGCGGCTAGTACATATGCGATACGATACGATGCAGTGATGCAGACCTCTCAAAACattaagaattgaaaaaaagttataatcaTATAAACATTTAAACAACTACATTTTCTAGCACAATCGCCCCGTCAGACCTTGATAAACAACTAAGTAATTCGACCAATTCCATAATCCACATTCCTCTCGATTCACGTTGTTGCAGTATTATATTTCATCTGGGAGATAAAACGTGCTCTGTGCGCTCTTTCGATCACTTACCATGCCCACGCTATAGTCCCGGTGATCTAAAATATGTGTGTGATTATTTAGAGAAATTCGCTCCATTTAGTCCAGCGCAGTGCTTAATACGGTGGGTAGACATGCATAAATACCGTTTTTTCGCAGCTTTCCTAACTGCCTAGTTCTTTAAGACCtgaataacaatatattataataaattgtgtATGAGTTTGTGGAGTATGTagaagttatttaaacaaaataaatacaaaaaattttgtagatatttatacgaaaaaaagatggaattaaaaacgaaataccaaaaattataggATTTGTGGTTGCAATAAAATGCATTATAGTACTTTCCATGCTTACTTATTCTTGGAACGAGAGAATTccatttttccaattaaaatttgataggaaaaaataaataaaatatagctttctggaaatttataaatacgCCCTCCGCTACAGTAGTCACATAATTTTGGACGATGGGATTTTTATCTAGTGATACTATTTATTGATTGCGCATGTCTACAATTTGTTGATTTGTGATGAACGAATGAGACTCCGTGTCAAACCGATTAATCGAAGCGGTTACGAATACAAGACATCCGCCATTACGCTTGTAAAATACAGGCAGGTCATCTTGAATTTCTTAACCTTTTGTTGGTAAGtagttttcatattaaaaacaTTGTCATCCTGTAGATTTATTTGTAGCCAATGAAAATGTATAATGAAACTTGttgtttaacatttttttttcattggatGAAAATATCTAAACGCTAACGACCGGCGTTGATATTCCTTGAAAGCAATTTCATAACAAGTTTTTTAATTCGTACTTTAAATATTACTAAACTAAATGTTTCATCTAATATAGTAGTGAaaagaatttgttttaatataaatatgattaaagtATCGATAACTACCTACACATTGCATTAAAATAAGCAAAcccaaatcaaaataatatttgcattTTTTCTGATAGTTTAATAGTGACAGCGGAAAATTCCTTTAATTTGTTGGTTATactgttataaaataattgacaaaaatcCATTTCCTTCAATAGTTTCAAAGTAATATCAACCTTTACAACATGCCGACAATCCTACTTTAGGAGTTTGAGAAAATAAATGTACTTTTATATCGGTTGATTTTAATACTACTCAAAATAGTTGTATGATAATCTAATGGAAAATGATTCTTACATGATTTTCACACTATATGATGAGTAtgattttattggaaatattttacattcacatatgataaaatttaatgaactCAAATTAGAATACagtatttccaataaattgaTAACTTGGTAAATGAAATAGATCCAGTATACTTTCAAGTTTAACATACACAGGGTAATGGGAGTTTCGCGTTAATTTTAATAGttgaatttgatgtatttatgaaaaaaataagaaagccATCTAACTTTACAgatttaaatcatattttaaagaGAAGTTAATGTGTATACAGTTTTATCGAAAGCTTTTTTAGAGcacttaaaatatatttgaatgtagttataaatttaaatcttgaaaggaaaacaaattcaaaagaaGATATTAAAGAAACTTATGTAATGTGGTCATTCATTTGACTAACTTTCATCAGTTTcctaaacaaatatttccttACTCATGTTCAGTCAGAAGACAAAATTTAGTAAACTTATGAAAAGTTGATATagagaaattaagaaaaaaaatacagataTCAATGTTGTTGTATATGTGTCATTTCTTAAAAAGCTTTCTGGCTATATAACtgaatttcattataattttaatcatattaaaattatttttatccaaaaCAGAAAACTTTTGAGGTATTAATGTTGTAGAtaagttattttataattgatgCATGAGCATAAGGAGAGTACGAATTATTGTTCTTATCTTGAAACAAGtcttgtttttaataaaacttaaattgaaaaataatattatgtatcccaaatttaatcaataaatgtTGTACCGATTTCTCATTGAATCTTGCCATTAGTTTCAAAAGTTACAAACATAAGTATCTTAAGTAAAATCTCACAACACAGCacataaatagaaattgaatcatttttatgtgaattcctatatttctggatattttgggaaatattgtaaattgtttGGAACTGAATGTATATCATTAAGTccttttttgttgattttggcGAATGGAGGTGAAGTCTTTATAATTAAAACTATTCACAACTATTCAATTACATATCAATCAAAAACAATTAATGTATTTTTCTAATCCACCCCCATCtaataagacaaaaattgtaatacAAACTTTAAGTTCATTAAAACTGAAGTATTTGTAATGTCAACTTAACTCAAATGCTATAAAACACTATTTTGGTTTTATGatatatgataaataacatatttatcTTCATCCTGTACATGTgagataaaaagaagaaaataaatgggtttcaaatatttattatataaaatataagagaaaatgCATGTGGCAAATAATTCTAAGTCTTATTATTGGTGTACTATCtcgatatttatattaatatttaccaAACAATTCTTGTTTGGtatttggtaattattttatatactcAGTACAATTCTTCTTAGACCTGAATTAATTGGTATTTCAATATATCTACTAGGTACACAAATACATTTTAAACATATCCATAgagatttatatattttgaccctaatttgtatttattaatgatatttgcaaaagttttacatataaatatatgcCTATGCATGAcatttaaactatttattacATCCAATCACACATATAAAATCAAGCAAGCTAATATCTTAAACTAACTTCATACTacagttgaaaaaatattgagctATCTTAGCCTGTTTGGCATTTATGTAATGAATTTAATTACTTCAAGTTAGGGGGTTTAAATATTACTTCTAAAGAAATTCGGttcatatattttgatgttctaatgattatattaatatagctttttttatttgaaaataaatttcattgcAGATTTTGTTCATATACATACATTCAATGATCCCTTTCCCTGTGTATGTTCTTAGTTAAACATCACAAAAATGCATATGAAATTGATGGctcttttaaataaatgtagACGTTTGTGATGATTAGAGACATTTATTCCAATTCATATTGaactttgtttaaaaaaaaattcacaaaaatatataattattgttactaatatttgttaatttttgaataaatgtaaATACTACAACATGCATCCATATTTCATTAAACAGTGCTACTCAAATTGTTTTGATGGTATTAGTAATATTACAATGCATTTTACTACCTAGACTACAAAACATGTTTTCAGCAGTTTGATATTTTAAACAACTAGAAATTTTCTACTATTTATAGTATTGTTTATTAAATGAGCACATGTACAGCTgttttcagaataattttagaatttaaaaGTGCCAAAGAAGACATTGAAGACTTTAAATGCAGTTTTTGGATGCTGGAGCTCTGCAGTTGCTCTACATTCACTTTAAACTTAGAATTTTCGTCAAGAATTTATccatctaaaaaaatattctcagttCTCAAGAAGTGAAAGAAAATTGATTACACAAGATTTGTcccaaataaaaacagaaagaCGTGAGGCTGCTTTATATAAGCGGGGTAGAAAAcgaaaatagaaaacaattgaCTCAAACAAGCATTTATATAAGGGCAATAAATCGTTAGCTCTCCTATGGTTTTATAAGATAAGATTAAATTggcattttttaacttttcacaTTGTTGTAGGTTCATTTCCAAAATGTCGAATGTGACAACAGCATCTTGTCCTGAGCAGTCTAATAgcttaataaataaaacaactacggaaaaaattgaaaactctATCAATAATTCAGCTTACAATGAGGCAATCGAAAACTCTAGCAATTATAATACAAGGCTTTGCATTGAAAGAAGATTAAGGTTGCCTTTTATTGATACCCAGACTGGTGTGGCGCAAAACCATTCATCCCTATATATCAACAGAAGGCAAAGAATACCTGGTTTATTGTCGGGTCAAATATACTCGTACCCCAGGCAAAGATGGCGCAAACGAAAAAGCCAATATTTAACAATGAACGCAAGAGCTTTTTCTCGAGCAGCTGATCATCTGTTAGAGGGATCTGATGGTGACATCCATAGTATATCCCAAATAGAAAATCCTGCTTTACAAGATACCGATAGTAAAGACAGCCAGCTTCTTAAAGATGATGTACCAAAAGAATGGTTCTACGATGAAGCGGATATGTTGGAAATGGACAATTATGATGAACCAGATCCAGATTCTGATTTAGACTATGAAGAGTGTTACAGTAAAAGAAGAAGAGGTAGAAGAGGTGCGGGTAGAGGTCGTGGGGTCGTTGATTCTCCAAGTACGCCCAATAGGCGAAAAGGAAGTGGCAGAGGACGTAAGAAGTCTAGTCACAATTTTGAACCTACACCTGGAGATCCAGATAAGCCGTTTGCATGTGAACTATGTGGTGCAAGATACAAAACAAGGCCAGGGTTAACTTATCACTATGGCCATTCACATAAAGAAGGCGCAAGTGATGAAAATTCACGTGATAGCACTGCTCCTACCCCTCCCACCAGCGGAGCTTCAATAAGTTCGGGGTTTTCTAATGTTCAAATGGTACCGAATCCACAAGTCATACCACCACAACCTGCAGGTAGCCCACCAGTAGGAAGTTCAGTACTTTCTGCTGTGGCACCTGATGCCTCCACATCCAACAAGAATGATTTGGGGCAAGTCTATCAAGATAGTTATGTTTCTTTTCTGAATCAAACACCTGGTGCACCCCTCAGACGAGGAAGACCCTCGCCCTCGCATGGTTTGCCCCCAGTATCTTTATCTGctgttttaaatcaaaatcaaggACCGCCACCTAATTTACCACCAAATTTACCTGAAGAATTATCTCCTCCACTTGAAGATCCTCAAATGCCTGTATTAATTCCAGAGAAAGCGCTAGACTTGGGAACAGTTGGTGCTGACATGAGCGGATCAGTTTTAGAAAATACTGTAACTTCCTCTATTCCAGAATCTTCAAAAAAACCGGCAAGCCCTTACTGCGATTTTTGCTTAGGTGATTCCAGAGAGAATAAGAAAACGGGGATA is from Diorhabda sublineata isolate icDioSubl1.1 chromosome 1, icDioSubl1.1, whole genome shotgun sequence and encodes:
- the LOC130442727 gene encoding zinc finger protein ubi-d4-like — encoded protein: MSNVTTASCPEQSNSLINKTTTEKIENSINNSAYNEAIENSSNYNTRLCIERRLRLPFIDTQTGVAQNHSSLYINRRQRIPGLLSGQIYSYPRQRWRKRKSQYLTMNARAFSRAADHLLEGSDGDIHSISQIENPALQDTDSKDSQLLKDDVPKEWFYDEADMLEMDNYDEPDPDSDLDYEECYSKRRRGRRGAGRGRGVVDSPSTPNRRKGSGRGRKKSSHNFEPTPGDPDKPFACELCGARYKTRPGLTYHYGHSHKEGASDENSRDSTAPTPPTSGASISSGFSNVQMVPNPQVIPPQPAGSPPVGSSVLSAVAPDASTSNKNDLGQVYQDSYVSFLNQTPGAPLRRGRPSPSHGLPPVSLSAVLNQNQGPPPNLPPNLPEELSPPLEDPQMPVLIPEKALDLGTVGADMSGSVLENTVTSSIPESSKKPASPYCDFCLGDSRENKKTGIQEELVSCSDCGRSGHPTCLQFTNNMKISVKTYRWQCIECKCCSVCGNSDNDDQLLFCDDCDRGYHMYCLSPALVNPPEGSWSCKLCIDQFHK